One window of the Staphylococcus equorum genome contains the following:
- a CDS encoding universal stress protein produces the protein MFKNILLPYDFENDFSAIPDHLVKMVDTDSIVTVYHVVEEANFATNLENYIEQKSDIIREKESSLAPFLHELDEKKVQYKVDIDFGPVKDTILDKITSGDTDKGEYDLVIMSNHRVSLNIKHVLGDVTHKIAKRSSVPVLIVK, from the coding sequence ATGTTTAAAAATATATTATTACCCTATGATTTTGAAAATGATTTTAGTGCGATTCCTGACCATTTAGTAAAAATGGTTGATACAGATTCAATTGTTACAGTTTATCATGTTGTTGAAGAAGCTAATTTTGCAACTAATTTAGAAAATTATATTGAACAAAAAAGTGATATTATTAGAGAAAAAGAAAGCAGCCTTGCTCCATTTTTACACGAATTAGATGAAAAAAAGGTTCAATATAAAGTAGATATTGATTTTGGACCTGTTAAAGATACAATCTTAGACAAAATTACTTCTGGCGATACAGATAAAGGTGAATACGATTTAGTAATTATGAGTAATCATAGAGTGAGTTTGAATATTAAACACGTTTTAGGAGATGTTACGCATAAGATTGCTAAAAGAAGTTCTGTCCCAGTATTAATTGTTAAATAA
- a CDS encoding ABC transporter substrate-binding protein, whose protein sequence is MKKLTVPFLIVLLLLSACSNNAHKEKAKDEKKYTLDSGKKISIPKNPQRIVVAADTYAGGIKQLGGHVVGVNKDIKQSEILNEEFKKVKKINAENVEEIAELKPDLIVADTDDKNLKKFQKITKTIPMEYGKRNYLDTQIQLGKLLGKEEKAKQWVNNWKKQTAKDANEIKKHIGTNATVSIFDDFNKEYYAFGKDWGRGGEILYQAFNLKMPEPLEKVVKKDGYKALSLESMPKYAGDYIITMSERKSSPEFEKTNVWKNIPSVNQGHVFHVKAENYWYNDPYSLEENRKILKSKLLNN, encoded by the coding sequence ATGAAAAAATTAACAGTACCATTTTTAATAGTATTATTGCTACTATCTGCATGTAGCAATAATGCTCATAAAGAAAAGGCGAAAGATGAAAAAAAGTATACTTTAGACTCTGGTAAAAAGATAAGTATACCCAAAAATCCCCAACGTATAGTTGTTGCAGCTGATACATACGCAGGAGGTATAAAGCAACTAGGTGGACATGTAGTTGGTGTGAACAAAGACATAAAGCAAAGTGAGATATTAAACGAAGAATTCAAAAAGGTTAAAAAAATAAACGCTGAAAATGTAGAAGAAATAGCTGAACTAAAACCAGATCTTATTGTTGCAGATACTGATGACAAAAACTTGAAGAAGTTCCAAAAAATCACAAAAACAATCCCGATGGAATATGGTAAAAGAAATTATTTAGATACTCAGATTCAATTAGGAAAATTATTAGGAAAAGAAGAAAAAGCAAAGCAATGGGTGAATAATTGGAAGAAACAGACAGCTAAAGATGCTAATGAAATTAAAAAGCACATTGGCACTAATGCCACAGTTTCAATTTTTGATGACTTTAATAAAGAATATTATGCTTTCGGTAAAGATTGGGGGAGAGGAGGAGAAATTTTGTATCAGGCATTTAATTTAAAAATGCCAGAACCTTTAGAAAAGGTAGTGAAAAAAGATGGGTATAAAGCTTTATCATTAGAATCAATGCCTAAATACGCTGGAGACTATATTATTACAATGAGCGAGAGAAAATCCTCTCCAGAGTTTGAAAAAACTAATGTTTGGAAGAATATTCCGTCAGTAAATCAAGGTCATGTATTTCACGTTAAAGCTGAAAACTATTGGTATAATGACCCATACTCGTTAGAAGAAAATAGAAAAATACTAAAATCCAAATTGCTAAACAACTAA
- a CDS encoding FCD domain-containing protein, with the protein MVAQKKHLEQGDLYQWSKEDDAFHEKITQLANNSKLINMRNIHGDQLFRVRLYTINERPIPEFSVEEHEAMLTCMKIGDAKTARQLMEYHRKRAWKEIKQVLKHL; encoded by the coding sequence ATTGTAGCCCAAAAGAAACATCTAGAGCAAGGCGACTTATATCAATGGTCAAAAGAAGACGATGCATTCCATGAAAAAATCACTCAATTAGCTAATAATTCTAAACTTATCAATATGAGAAATATACATGGTGATCAACTTTTTAGAGTTCGTTTATACACTATTAATGAAAGACCTATACCTGAATTTTCAGTTGAAGAGCATGAAGCCATGTTAACTTGTATGAAAATTGGCGATGCAAAAACCGCAAGACAATTAATGGAATATCATAGAAAAAGAGCTTGGAAGGAAATAAAACAGGTTCTAAAACACTTATAG
- a CDS encoding type I toxin-antitoxin system Fst family toxin, whose product MLEFLVHMTITVISDCIIALFTHWLRKRNEK is encoded by the coding sequence ATGTTGGAATTCCTTGTTCACATGACGATCACAGTCATCAGTGATTGTATCATTGCGTTATTTACGCATTGGCTGCGTAAACGTAATGAAAAATAG
- a CDS encoding NADPH-dependent FMN reductase, translating to MYDEIYDFPLFHSGIEYEDYPKIIKEYIAKLDKSDHIVMAIPEYIRGVPATLKNAIEWLLASNILYKKPVSFKVSSARGDACYDNLITFLKFLNPKLHEDGMLLLSGGKRLRDENGQFFYTETNNKLQNFVQHLEQN from the coding sequence ATGTATGATGAAATATATGATTTTCCATTATTTCATTCTGGTATAGAATACGAAGATTACCCGAAGATTATAAAAGAATATATAGCTAAATTAGACAAAAGTGATCATATTGTCATGGCAATACCTGAATATATTCGGGGTGTCCCAGCTACTCTAAAAAATGCAATTGAATGGCTATTAGCCTCAAATATACTTTATAAAAAGCCTGTTTCTTTTAAAGTAAGCAGTGCGCGTGGTGACGCATGTTATGATAACTTGATTACATTTTTAAAATTCCTCAACCCAAAACTTCATGAAGATGGCATGCTATTGTTATCAGGAGGAAAAAGATTACGTGATGAAAATGGTCAATTCTTTTATACAGAGACTAACAATAAATTGCAAAACTTTGTCCAACATTTAGAACAAAATTAA
- a CDS encoding MerR family transcriptional regulator yields the protein MKTVKEVSKAVDISEHTVRYYADCELIPSLMRNKNNQRLFNQESINWLIGIKHLRKCGMSIKETQDYVHLSLQGDSTIQERYDMFLDLKDIASKQLEEAKERVHFLKKEASF from the coding sequence ATGAAAACAGTTAAAGAAGTTTCGAAAGCTGTCGATATAAGTGAACATACAGTTCGTTATTATGCAGACTGTGAACTTATTCCATCATTAATGCGTAATAAAAATAATCAACGCTTATTCAATCAAGAATCTATAAACTGGTTAATTGGTATTAAACATTTAAGGAAGTGTGGCATGTCTATTAAGGAAACCCAAGATTATGTTCACTTATCCCTACAAGGGGATAGTACAATTCAAGAACGTTATGACATGTTTTTGGATTTAAAAGATATCGCTTCTAAACAATTGGAAGAAGCAAAAGAGAGAGTTCATTTCCTTAAAAAGGAAGCCTCTTTTTAA
- a CDS encoding aldo/keto reductase has protein sequence MFYLGHNEEIVGKAIEPFRENIILATKFHIDEDELSEDKDLYTIIREHLNISLENLKTDYVDLYYLHRVNEEIPLKDIAIVMGQLIDDGLIKEWGLSQVSIEMLTEAHEITPVGAVQNLYNMMERDCEEKIIPYCIENGISLIPFSPTASGFLSGKVTTETKFEGDDVRKFVPQLSKENIVANQPILDILEKFANEKNATNAQISLAWMLHKYPNIIPIPGSKNQERILENLDSWNVELTDNEFEEIELALNSVEVYGHRGHVESHQSGFGNNWKN, from the coding sequence ATGTTTTACCTTGGTCATAATGAAGAAATTGTAGGCAAAGCTATAGAACCATTTAGAGAAAATATAATTCTAGCAACGAAATTCCATATTGATGAAGACGAGCTTTCAGAAGATAAGGATTTATATACAATTATACGTGAACACTTAAATATTTCACTTGAAAATTTAAAAACAGATTATGTAGATCTTTATTATTTACACAGAGTAAATGAAGAAATACCATTAAAAGATATTGCAATAGTTATGGGTCAACTGATTGATGACGGGCTTATTAAAGAATGGGGTCTGTCACAAGTTTCTATAGAGATGCTTACTGAAGCACATGAAATAACACCTGTAGGCGCTGTTCAAAATCTATATAATATGATGGAAAGAGATTGCGAGGAAAAAATCATACCCTATTGTATTGAAAATGGTATTAGTCTTATACCATTTTCTCCAACAGCTAGTGGCTTTTTATCAGGTAAAGTTACAACAGAAACTAAATTTGAAGGTGACGATGTGCGTAAATTTGTGCCACAACTATCTAAAGAAAATATTGTTGCGAATCAACCAATCTTAGATATTTTAGAAAAATTTGCAAATGAAAAAAATGCAACGAACGCACAAATTTCACTTGCATGGATGCTTCACAAATATCCAAATATTATTCCAATTCCAGGTTCAAAAAACCAAGAACGTATTTTAGAAAACCTTGATAGTTGGAATGTTGAATTAACAGATAACGAGTTTGAAGAAATTGAATTAGCACTCAATTCAGTTGAAGTTTATGGACACAGAGGACATGTGGAATCACATCAATCAGGGTTTGGAAATAATTGGAAAAACTAA
- a CDS encoding alcohol dehydrogenase catalytic domain-containing protein: MKAVTFQGQKQMEVKQVSDPKIEDSTDAIIKITASGICGSDLHLYHQGDLMMDPGFVIGHEPMGIVEEVGKNVKKLKKGDRVVIPFNIGCGDCYYCNHEMESQCDNSNQEQANWQMDNGGLFGFGSMHGNHWGGQAEYLRVPYADFSSFIVPDNDMKDEDVLFLSDVAPTAYWSVEHSGVKSGDTVVILGCGPIGLMAQKFAKLKGAKRVIAVDNIEHRLQHAKEYNQVEIYNFDKEKEIGKLLRDTTHGGANIVIDCVGMDGKVKASERDLSSDSAQRGTISPIDTAAEAVSKFGTIQLTGIYATPADDFPLNLIFNRNVQVKTGQAPVIHLMPKLYEMIREGTFDPTDILTHTMPLDKAAEAYEIFDQKKENNIKVILKP, encoded by the coding sequence ATGAAAGCTGTTACTTTTCAAGGTCAAAAACAAATGGAAGTTAAGCAAGTCAGTGACCCAAAGATTGAAGATTCAACAGACGCTATTATTAAAATAACGGCATCAGGTATCTGTGGTTCTGATTTACATTTATATCATCAAGGTGATTTAATGATGGATCCAGGATTTGTCATTGGTCACGAGCCAATGGGCATCGTTGAAGAAGTTGGTAAAAACGTTAAAAAACTTAAAAAAGGTGATCGTGTAGTGATTCCTTTTAATATAGGTTGTGGTGATTGTTACTATTGCAATCACGAAATGGAATCTCAGTGTGATAATTCAAATCAAGAGCAAGCCAATTGGCAAATGGATAATGGTGGTTTGTTTGGTTTCGGCAGTATGCACGGTAACCATTGGGGCGGCCAAGCTGAATATTTAAGAGTCCCTTACGCAGACTTTTCTTCGTTTATTGTTCCAGACAATGATATGAAAGATGAGGACGTTTTATTTTTATCTGATGTCGCACCTACTGCATATTGGAGTGTAGAACATTCTGGCGTTAAATCAGGTGATACAGTTGTCATCTTAGGCTGTGGTCCAATCGGGCTTATGGCACAAAAATTCGCAAAGCTTAAAGGTGCGAAACGTGTCATCGCTGTAGATAATATTGAGCACAGACTACAACATGCCAAGGAATATAACCAAGTCGAAATCTATAATTTTGATAAAGAAAAAGAAATCGGTAAATTACTGCGTGATACCACGCATGGTGGTGCGAATATCGTGATTGATTGTGTAGGTATGGATGGGAAAGTCAAAGCATCCGAACGTGACTTGAGTTCAGATTCTGCACAACGTGGCACAATCAGTCCTATTGATACTGCCGCAGAAGCTGTAAGTAAATTCGGTACGATTCAATTAACAGGTATCTATGCGACGCCAGCCGATGATTTCCCACTCAATTTGATTTTCAACCGTAATGTCCAAGTTAAGACCGGCCAAGCACCAGTGATTCATCTTATGCCAAAATTATACGAGATGATTCGCGAAGGTACATTTGATCCAACTGATATTCTTACCCATACGATGCCATTAGATAAAGCGGCAGAAGCTTATGAAATATTCGATCAGAAAAAAGAAAATAATATTAAAGTGATTTTAAAACCTTAA
- a CDS encoding peroxiredoxin codes for MPLNSDLHSETQRLPRIGEKAPFFKGQSTQGEITLDDYKNDWVILFAHPADFTPVCTSEFVALQNQYSEFQDLGVKLVGLSVDSLASHVAWLNSIEESFDVQIEFPLIADANKVISETYGMLAPESNNTESSRAVFIIDDDAVVRAMIYYPMTTGRNIDELLRVTRAMKTSDETGDNTPANWKKGDNLLAAPPETLEDAKKRMKDSNYDCKNWYYCEKDDEQNSKKFYNPFLYNN; via the coding sequence ATGCCACTTAATTCAGATTTACATTCCGAAACACAACGTCTGCCACGCATTGGAGAAAAGGCTCCATTTTTTAAAGGTCAATCCACACAAGGTGAAATAACTTTAGATGATTATAAAAATGACTGGGTGATTTTATTTGCTCATCCAGCTGATTTTACGCCAGTTTGTACTTCAGAATTTGTAGCATTACAAAATCAATATTCGGAATTTCAAGATTTAGGTGTGAAACTGGTTGGTTTAAGTGTAGATAGTCTTGCCTCACACGTGGCATGGTTAAACAGTATCGAAGAGTCTTTTGATGTACAAATTGAGTTTCCACTTATTGCAGATGCCAACAAGGTAATATCAGAAACTTATGGTATGTTGGCGCCTGAATCAAATAATACAGAAAGCTCAAGAGCAGTATTTATTATCGATGATGATGCTGTGGTTCGTGCCATGATTTACTATCCAATGACTACTGGTCGTAATATCGACGAACTTTTACGTGTTACTAGAGCGATGAAGACCTCTGATGAAACAGGAGATAACACACCTGCTAATTGGAAAAAAGGAGATAATTTATTAGCCGCCCCACCAGAAACGCTTGAAGATGCTAAAAAACGAATGAAAGATTCCAATTATGACTGTAAAAATTGGTATTATTGTGAAAAAGATGATGAACAAAACTCTAAAAAATTTTATAACCCATTTTTATATAATAATTAG
- a CDS encoding flavodoxin family protein has translation MTLKAIILNASLKHGDELSNTEGLAQEVTDIYHKENVVSEMIRLSDYNISYGISDDMGGDDEWPLILEKIKNADILIIGTPLWLGEKSSIATLAIERLYGSTSLTNEDGQSIFYNKVGGAIITGNEDGAKNAAASILYALSHIGLTVPPNVDAYWVGEAGPGPSYLDIEHVNEFTKKHVEMLAYNTMHLAKIFKDNPIPNKGNQL, from the coding sequence ATGACCTTGAAAGCAATTATTTTAAATGCATCTCTAAAACACGGTGATGAACTATCCAATACAGAAGGGTTAGCGCAAGAAGTCACTGACATCTATCATAAAGAAAATGTAGTGAGTGAGATGATTCGATTAAGTGATTATAATATTTCTTATGGCATCTCTGATGATATGGGCGGTGACGACGAATGGCCCCTCATTTTAGAAAAAATTAAAAACGCAGATATTTTAATTATTGGTACACCTTTATGGCTAGGTGAGAAAAGTAGTATCGCAACGCTTGCCATTGAACGTCTTTATGGCAGTACAAGTTTAACCAATGAAGACGGTCAATCCATTTTTTATAATAAAGTGGGCGGTGCGATTATTACTGGTAACGAAGATGGCGCAAAAAATGCCGCGGCTTCAATACTATATGCCCTATCTCATATTGGCTTAACAGTACCTCCAAATGTTGACGCTTATTGGGTTGGTGAAGCAGGCCCAGGCCCTTCTTATTTAGACATCGAGCACGTAAACGAATTTACCAAAAAACACGTTGAAATGCTCGCTTATAATACAATGCACTTAGCTAAAATTTTCAAGGATAATCCAATTCCGAATAAGGGTAATCAATTATAA
- a CDS encoding MFS transporter: protein MMSTKQQSGNKLILAIVLSVLTYWLFAQSFINISTPVQQTYQTTPGIINLSVSITSFATGIFMVGAGDVSDKIGRLKMTYLGIILSIIASLLIIISDITALLIIGRVIQGISAAILLPATVGVLKDQFEGKDLRKAISYLMIGTVGGVGIASLVGGFIATYINWQSNFILSIIIAIIAFVLLLGTKEEAKEVIDNRPFDYIGMLIFAVLIGSITLFATQGFEQGWTSPFSITCGSVFIISVIVFYFFERRKRAPFIDFVLFRNRGFVGSSLVNFVLNTGIGVTTVFNIYAQTELGLTPFQSGLVTVPYVIMAVLMVRLGEKISLRHGGKPMLLVGPLFPAIGIIFASLTVLPSDWYIVAVTFGFVIFAIGNGLCATPGLTVAILTIPDEKIGLASGLYKMTSSLGGAFGIAMNTTIFAAVQVTHSASVAATWSFMASIMLMIIGVILAQIIIPKNIKA from the coding sequence ATCATGAGTACGAAACAACAATCTGGCAACAAATTAATTTTAGCTATTGTATTAAGTGTATTAACGTATTGGCTGTTTGCTCAATCGTTTATAAATATATCTACGCCAGTGCAACAAACATATCAAACAACGCCTGGTATTATTAATTTATCAGTGAGTATCACATCTTTCGCAACTGGTATCTTTATGGTGGGTGCAGGTGATGTGTCAGACAAAATAGGGCGACTTAAAATGACCTATTTGGGCATCATTTTAAGTATTATCGCCTCATTATTAATTATTATTTCTGATATTACGGCACTACTTATTATAGGGAGAGTCATACAAGGTATATCAGCAGCCATACTCTTACCTGCAACAGTAGGTGTGCTGAAAGATCAATTTGAAGGTAAGGATTTACGTAAAGCGATTAGTTACTTAATGATTGGTACTGTTGGAGGCGTAGGTATCGCTTCATTGGTTGGTGGATTTATCGCTACATATATCAATTGGCAGTCTAACTTCATCTTGTCTATTATTATCGCTATCATAGCATTTGTACTATTACTTGGTACGAAAGAAGAAGCTAAGGAAGTAATCGATAATCGACCATTCGACTATATAGGTATGTTAATCTTTGCCGTTTTAATAGGGAGCATCACCTTATTTGCAACGCAAGGCTTTGAACAAGGCTGGACGAGTCCTTTTTCAATTACTTGTGGTAGTGTATTTATTATTTCTGTAATTGTATTTTACTTTTTTGAACGTCGAAAGCGTGCCCCATTTATTGATTTTGTATTATTCCGTAACCGTGGGTTCGTTGGGTCATCTTTGGTTAACTTTGTACTTAATACAGGTATAGGGGTAACAACAGTATTTAATATCTATGCTCAGACAGAATTGGGCTTAACGCCCTTTCAATCAGGTTTAGTGACAGTGCCGTATGTCATCATGGCAGTGTTAATGGTTCGCTTAGGGGAAAAAATATCACTGCGTCATGGAGGTAAACCAATGTTACTTGTAGGACCATTATTTCCTGCAATAGGCATTATTTTCGCCAGTTTAACCGTATTGCCATCTGACTGGTATATTGTAGCTGTAACATTTGGTTTTGTTATTTTTGCTATTGGCAATGGTTTATGTGCGACACCTGGTTTAACTGTAGCTATTTTAACGATTCCAGATGAAAAAATTGGCCTAGCTTCAGGTCTGTATAAAATGACTTCTTCACTCGGTGGGGCGTTTGGCATTGCAATGAATACAACAATATTTGCGGCGGTACAAGTGACACATAGTGCAAGCGTGGCAGCGACTTGGTCTTTCATGGCAAGTATAATGTTAATGATCATTGGTGTGATTTTAGCGCAGATTATTATACCGAAAAATATAAAAGCTTAA
- a CDS encoding Cof-type HAD-IIB family hydrolase yields the protein MDIKLIVADMDGTFLNNESQFNSESFQLLKENCEKHNIRFVFCTGKQCERVESIIGDLAQDTFIVGDSATRIKFNGDFIYNATIANSKAKEIIQVIKDIDPAQTVLACTASGAYVLQDTQESEKRLVHGSFQNVIYINSYDEIEEDILKISVHDATGKCKETAKQIKHYESEVYIIASDEEWIDIADLGVNKGTTINRIQSLLQISPAETIAFGDGLNDIDLFKAAKYKVAMDNAYPELKAEANLIAINNNADSVVQTLNLLLNFK from the coding sequence ATGGATATTAAACTGATTGTTGCGGACATGGATGGAACATTTTTAAATAATGAAAGTCAATTTAATAGTGAATCGTTTCAATTATTAAAAGAAAATTGCGAGAAACACAATATTCGGTTTGTGTTTTGTACGGGGAAACAGTGTGAGCGTGTCGAAAGTATTATTGGGGATTTAGCACAAGATACGTTTATCGTAGGAGATAGCGCAACAAGAATTAAATTTAACGGTGATTTTATTTATAATGCCACGATTGCAAATAGTAAAGCTAAAGAAATTATTCAAGTAATTAAAGATATTGATCCAGCGCAAACTGTACTTGCATGTACTGCATCTGGTGCATATGTCTTACAAGATACACAAGAATCAGAGAAGAGATTGGTACATGGCTCATTCCAAAATGTAATTTATATTAATAGTTATGATGAAATTGAAGAAGATATTTTAAAAATTTCTGTACACGATGCAACAGGTAAGTGTAAAGAGACTGCAAAGCAGATTAAACACTATGAGTCAGAGGTTTATATCATCGCATCTGATGAAGAATGGATTGATATTGCAGATTTAGGGGTTAACAAGGGGACAACTATTAACCGAATTCAAAGTTTACTTCAAATCAGTCCAGCAGAAACAATTGCATTTGGCGATGGCTTAAACGATATTGATTTATTTAAAGCAGCGAAATATAAAGTGGCCATGGATAACGCATACCCAGAGTTGAAAGCAGAAGCCAATTTAATAGCTATAAATAATAATGCTGATAGCGTAGTACAAACATTGAATTTATTACTAAATTTTAAATAA
- a CDS encoding PTS glucitol/sorbitol transporter subunit IIA — translation MYKTLVKKIGQDAGAFEEEKMIILFGDNAPEELADYCYIIEVQSVEDSITEEQNFYIDNTAFDITKVGSAVNKNLNDLGHITVKFDGGTVAEQSGTLYVEDKDIPIIKEGSEIVIK, via the coding sequence TTGTATAAAACGTTAGTAAAAAAAATCGGGCAAGATGCAGGAGCATTTGAAGAAGAAAAAATGATTATATTATTTGGAGACAATGCCCCTGAAGAATTAGCAGATTACTGCTATATTATTGAAGTGCAATCTGTTGAAGATAGTATTACTGAGGAACAAAATTTTTATATAGATAATACAGCATTTGATATTACCAAAGTAGGTTCAGCAGTTAATAAAAATTTAAATGATTTAGGTCATATAACGGTGAAATTTGATGGCGGCACAGTGGCAGAGCAATCTGGCACACTATATGTTGAAGATAAAGATATTCCAATTATTAAAGAAGGTTCAGAGATAGTAATTAAGTAA
- the srlE gene encoding PTS glucitol/sorbitol transporter subunit IIB, which yields MSKQVEIVKGSGGFGGPLKIAVAGKKNKLVYITGGHKPAVVDKIADITGAEIVNGFETSVPDEEVMATVIDCGGTLRCGIYPKKGIPTINIMATGKSGPLRQYITEDIYVSNVDEGQVSEVSETEETSLSESTTQKDNTSAEKVDGTYSKDKKIMETREGEVNKSFLTKIGLGAGKVINTFYQAARDAVDTMLHTILPFMGFVALLIGIIQGSGIGDLFAQIMSPLAGNIWGLLAIGFICSLPFLSPLLGPGGVIGQVLGTLIGVEIGKGNIPPNLALPALFAINTQNGADFIPVGLGLAEAETKTIEVGVPSVLYSRFLNGMPRVFVAWIASFGLYK from the coding sequence ATGAGTAAACAAGTAGAAATCGTAAAAGGTTCTGGAGGATTTGGTGGTCCACTGAAAATTGCTGTAGCAGGCAAAAAGAATAAATTAGTTTATATAACTGGTGGGCATAAACCTGCAGTTGTGGATAAAATTGCTGATATTACAGGAGCAGAAATTGTTAATGGATTTGAGACATCAGTGCCAGATGAAGAAGTAATGGCAACTGTTATAGATTGTGGTGGGACACTAAGATGTGGTATTTATCCTAAAAAAGGAATACCTACTATTAATATTATGGCTACAGGCAAAAGTGGACCATTGCGTCAATATATTACGGAAGATATTTATGTTTCTAACGTAGATGAAGGACAAGTATCAGAAGTGTCGGAAACAGAAGAAACATCTTTGAGTGAGAGTACAACTCAAAAAGATAATACATCAGCTGAAAAGGTAGATGGCACTTATTCTAAAGATAAAAAAATTATGGAAACACGAGAAGGAGAAGTAAACAAGTCATTCTTAACTAAAATTGGTTTGGGTGCAGGAAAGGTTATAAACACTTTTTACCAAGCTGCTCGTGATGCTGTAGATACAATGCTACATACCATACTTCCATTTATGGGATTCGTAGCTTTATTGATTGGTATTATCCAAGGATCTGGTATCGGTGACCTTTTCGCACAAATTATGTCACCTCTTGCTGGAAATATATGGGGGCTATTAGCTATAGGATTCATTTGTTCATTGCCATTCTTAAGTCCTTTGTTAGGCCCAGGTGGGGTTATTGGCCAAGTATTAGGTACTTTAATAGGTGTGGAAATTGGTAAAGGCAACATTCCTCCGAATTTAGCATTACCAGCTTTGTTTGCAATTAACACACAAAATGGTGCTGATTTTATCCCTGTAGGTTTAGGATTAGCAGAAGCGGAAACGAAAACAATCGAAGTAGGCGTTCCCTCTGTTTTATATTCAAGGTTCTTGAATGGTATGCCTCGTGTATTTGTAGCTTGGATCGCAAGTTTTGGATTATATAAATAA
- the srlA gene encoding PTS glucitol/sorbitol transporter subunit IIC, with translation MDYIVKFAEGFIKLFQTGADTFIDWMGTIVPLVLMLLIAMNTLIQLIGEDRINIIAQKSARNPFMRYLVLPFLGSFMLANPMVHSLGRFMPEKYKPSYYASAAQFAHTSNGIFPHINPAELFIFLGIANGIQQLGLPTADLAVRYLLVGLVMNFIGGWITDFTTSYVEKQQKVKLSKEINLEG, from the coding sequence ATGGATTACATCGTTAAATTCGCAGAAGGATTTATAAAATTATTCCAAACGGGCGCGGATACATTTATTGATTGGATGGGGACAATAGTTCCATTAGTACTTATGTTATTAATAGCTATGAATACTCTAATTCAACTGATAGGTGAAGACCGTATTAATATTATTGCACAAAAATCAGCACGTAACCCATTTATGAGATATTTAGTTTTACCATTTTTAGGATCATTTATGTTAGCAAATCCGATGGTTCATTCATTAGGAAGATTTATGCCAGAAAAATACAAACCGAGTTATTATGCATCTGCAGCACAGTTCGCTCATACAAGTAATGGTATATTTCCACATATAAACCCAGCTGAATTATTTATTTTCTTAGGTATTGCCAATGGAATACAACAATTAGGTTTACCAACAGCTGACTTAGCAGTGCGTTACTTATTAGTAGGTTTAGTTATGAACTTTATTGGTGGTTGGATTACTGATTTCACAACAAGTTACGTAGAAAAGCAACAGAAAGTTAAACTGAGTAAAGAAATTAATTTGGAAGGTTGA